The Dreissena polymorpha isolate Duluth1 chromosome 10, UMN_Dpol_1.0, whole genome shotgun sequence genome includes a region encoding these proteins:
- the LOC127846990 gene encoding uncharacterized protein LOC127846990, producing the protein MHNLSCANHCLLDSLVENHAYAMKTNILLTLAFAICFHAEGGPTKRPIAGGRLPLPHIRFPGKKFAPPSQDPDYGPAAIQCFECSGATCNDHFDKSGQILLDNCTQCKKTKGNFHGVNGVTRSCLTSNAGSNGCRKIELYGLEMTECLCSTDGCNGGSSVYVTMATVLLPLLVFANHVF; encoded by the exons atgcacAATTTGTCATGCGCGAATCATTGTCTTTTGGACAGCCTTGTTGAGAACCACGCATACGCCATGaagacaaacattttgttaaCGCTCGCTTTTGCGATTTGTTTCCATGCAG AGGGAGGACCTACAAAGCGCCCTATTGCAGGAGGGAGACTTCCCCTCCCGCACATCCGCTTCCCCGGcaaaaaattcgcacccccttcTCAAGACCCTGACTACGGGCCTGCGGCCATTCAGTGTTTTGAATGCAGCGGTGCCACGTGTAATGATCATTTTGACAAGAGTGGCCAAATACTCCTTGATAACTGTACTCAGTGCAAAAAGACAAAAGGAAACTTTCATGGTGTGAATG GCGTGACACGAAGTTGTTTAACTTCCAATGCTGGTTCAAACGGATGCCGAAAAATTGAATTGTATGGCTTGGAAATGACCGAGTGTCTCTGCAGCACCGATGGATGCAACGGAGGCTCATCAGTCTACGTTACCATGGCGACCGTCCTTCTCCCACTTCTGGTGTTTGCGAACCATGTTTTCTAA